Within Kwoniella shandongensis chromosome 1, complete sequence, the genomic segment TCGACACCCATCTGGTCGTACGAGTTGATACCCCAGATAGCACCTTGAACGTGGATCTTGTGCTCGTAAAGGGCGACAAGAGCACCAAGGGTACCGGGAGTGAGTTTCTGGAACAAGATAGAGTTGGTGGGCTTGTTGCCCTCGAAGATCTTGGATTTGACAAGAGCAGCGTTGGATGACTCGGCACCGAGCTCCTCGACAACTTGTTCCTCGGTCTTACCGAAAGCAAGCGCTCTGTAGAAGAAATAGCATGTTTAGCTTAAATGTCATGAGAAAAGCTCGCTTCACTTACTCGGGTtgggcgaagaagttggagaggaggatctcgTGGTGCTTGCCGCCGGAGATGGGGTTGAGGGTCTCAATAGGGGCAAGGAAATCACTATGAGCCAAAGAGTTAGTTCATTTCACACTGCCGTGTTAATTGCCACCTACCAAGGGATGAGCTTGGTCCCCTGGTGAATAAGCTGGTAGAAAGCGTGTTGACCGTTGGTACCGGACTGTCCCCAGATGATGGGCTGATTACGAACAGGATGTCAGTCAATTTCTCCTATATGCAAAAACATGCACAACCCACTCCAGTCTCGTAGTCGACTCGGGAACCGTCCTTGGTGACGCTCTTTCCGTTGGACTCCATGTCACCCTGTTGGAAGTAGTCGGCGAACTTCTTCATGTACTGGTCGTAAGGAAGGAGAGCCTGGGTTTGGGCGCCTGTGGTATGAATATAAGCGAGGGCATCATGGTGCGAAGCAAAACAAGTTACGTACCATAGAAGTCGTTGTACCAGATACCGACCAAGGCAAGGATGACGGGCAAGTTGTCTTCAAGCTTGGTCTCCTTGAAGTGCTTGTCCATAGCATGGGCACCGTCCAACATTTCCTGGAAATTGTCGAAACCGATAGCGAGGGCGATAGAAAGACCGATAGCGGACCAGAGAGAGTATCGTCCACCGACCCAGTCCCAGAATGCAAACATGTTGGACTCGGAGATACCGAAGGCTGTGACACCCTGGGTGTTGGTGGAAAGAGCGACAAAGTGCTTAGCAACGTGTTCTTTCTGCGCGACGAAAACCCATTTTCCGTTAGCGAGGGTCCACAACGACGACGTATGCTatcagtcactcacgtctTTGGCGGTTTGCAAGAACCAGTCCTTTGCACTCTCGGCGTTGGTGATGGTCTCCTGGGTGGTGAATGTCTTGCTCgcgacgatgaagagggtaGTCTCGGGGTCACAGAGCTTGAGAACCTCGGCGAGATCTGTACCGTCAATGTTGGAAACGAAGTGCGTCTTCAAGTCCCGCTTGCTGTAGTGCTTGAGAGCTTCGGTGACCATGACGGGACCGAGGTCTGAACCACCGAtaccgatgttgacgatggtgtTGATGGCCTTGCCGGTGTAACCCTTCCAAGCCCCTGATCGAACCGAGTCGGAGAACTCTTTGATGTGAGCGAGAACGCCGTGAACCTCGTcaactccctcctcgtcaatcttgaATCCACCCTTGTCGACGGGGGGGTTTCGAAGAGCGACGTGAAGAACAGCTC encodes:
- a CDS encoding glucose-6-phosphate isomerase — protein: MTGTSATKYQAWKKLQSLHSSKSSKLVLKELFASDPSRFSTLSKSFVSSSPDVNILLDYSKNLVDEEVLSSLFELAREAGVEGFRDDMFAGKHINTSEDRAVLHVALRNPPVDKGGFKIDEEGVDEVHGVLAHIKEFSDSVRSGAWKGYTGKAINTIVNIGIGGSDLGPVMVTEALKHYSKRDLKTHFVSNIDGTDLAEVLKLCDPETTLFIVASKTFTTQETITNAESAKDWFLQTAKDKEHVAKHFVALSTNTQGVTAFGISESNMFAFWDWVGGRYSLWSAIGLSIALAIGFDNFQEMLDGAHAMDKHFKETKLEDNLPVILALVGIWYNDFYGAQTQALLPYDQYMKKFADYFQQGDMESNGKSVTKDGSRVDYETGPIIWGQSGTNGQHAFYQLIHQGTKLIPCDFLAPIETLNPISGGKHHEILLSNFFAQPEALAFGKTEEQVVEELGAESSNAALVKSKIFEGNKPTNSILFQKLTPGTLGALVALYEHKIHVQGAIWGINSYDQMGVELGKVLAKAILKQLGNEKDVQGHDSSTTGLIHHYQKNRK